Proteins encoded in a region of the Streptomyces violaceoruber genome:
- a CDS encoding FBP domain-containing protein has protein sequence MRALDEQDVRTSFINCSKGEAKRLAVPRDLDERPWDDLDFLGWRDPGAPDRSYLVADLDGRPTGVALRFQPARSGYFQRSMCALCLTTHPRGGVALMTARKAGAAGREGNSVGLYMCTDLACSLYLRGRKVSQSGARFEESLTLEEQVARTLGNLSAFVAKVTG, from the coding sequence GTGAGAGCACTCGACGAGCAGGACGTCCGCACCTCCTTCATCAACTGCTCGAAGGGCGAGGCCAAGCGGCTGGCCGTCCCCCGCGACCTGGACGAGCGCCCCTGGGACGATCTCGACTTCCTCGGCTGGCGGGACCCCGGGGCACCCGACCGCAGCTACCTGGTCGCCGACCTCGACGGGCGTCCCACCGGCGTGGCACTGCGCTTCCAGCCGGCCCGCAGCGGCTACTTCCAGCGCAGCATGTGCGCGCTGTGCCTGACCACCCATCCCCGGGGCGGCGTGGCCCTGATGACGGCACGCAAAGCCGGAGCGGCCGGCCGTGAGGGCAACTCGGTGGGCCTGTACATGTGCACCGATCTCGCCTGTTCGCTGTATCTGCGGGGCAGGAAGGTCTCGCAGAGCGGGGCCCGCTTCGAGGAGAGCCTCACCCTGGAGGAACAGGTCGCCCGGACGCTGGGCAATCTGTCCGCGTTCGTCGCCAAGGTGACCGGCTGA
- a CDS encoding ROK family transcriptional regulator, translating to MAGRNGRTVRDLRRANRTAVLQRLYFDGPLSRFELGPATGLSSGSVSNVVADLVADGLVEEAGSVDSDGGRPRTLLRVAPASGHMIGVDVGETRVRVELFDLTLTELARAERPLAPQRHDVDVIVGHVRDGIAEVLATAGLPPERLLGAGIGVPGIVEHTADRGAVVHGQTIGWDAVPLEALLRAGSPLPDTVPCLIDNGAKTLGQAEMWFGAGRGARNAVVVLFGSGVGASLVTPEAEQGRAVEWGHLTVRVRGRRCRCGALGCLEAYAGAESLLARWREEGGRVPEGTDEETALTAMLAAAYPADGAAADPVALAVLEETAEYLGAGLSDLINLFQPERILIGGWAGLQLGARFLPAVRRHAVSYALRHPARKVTVDLGRLGPDAVTVGAAILPLADFFARGGRRPEPAPEYPVPAWRTALEERAPH from the coding sequence ATGGCGGGGCGGAACGGGCGCACGGTGCGCGACCTCAGGAGGGCCAACCGTACGGCCGTGCTGCAACGGCTCTACTTCGACGGACCGCTCAGCCGCTTCGAGCTGGGTCCGGCGACCGGCCTCAGTTCGGGTTCCGTCAGCAACGTGGTCGCCGACCTGGTCGCCGACGGACTGGTGGAGGAGGCCGGCAGCGTCGACTCCGACGGCGGCAGGCCCCGCACCCTGCTGCGGGTGGCCCCCGCCAGCGGACACATGATCGGCGTGGACGTCGGCGAGACCCGGGTGCGGGTCGAACTGTTCGACCTCACGCTCACCGAACTCGCCCGCGCCGAACGCCCGCTGGCCCCGCAACGGCACGACGTCGACGTCATCGTCGGACACGTCCGCGACGGCATCGCCGAGGTGCTGGCCACGGCCGGACTCCCGCCCGAGCGGCTGCTCGGCGCCGGGATCGGCGTCCCCGGCATCGTCGAGCACACCGCCGACCGCGGTGCCGTGGTGCACGGCCAGACCATCGGCTGGGACGCGGTCCCGCTGGAGGCCCTGCTCCGCGCCGGCTCACCACTGCCCGACACCGTCCCCTGCCTCATCGACAACGGCGCCAAGACCCTCGGCCAGGCCGAGATGTGGTTCGGCGCCGGCCGCGGTGCCCGCAACGCGGTCGTGGTCCTCTTCGGCTCCGGTGTCGGCGCCAGCCTCGTCACCCCCGAGGCCGAGCAGGGCCGGGCGGTCGAATGGGGGCACCTGACGGTCCGGGTCAGGGGCCGCCGCTGCCGCTGCGGAGCACTCGGCTGCCTGGAGGCGTACGCCGGTGCGGAGTCGCTGCTGGCCCGCTGGCGGGAGGAGGGCGGCCGGGTGCCCGAGGGCACCGACGAGGAGACCGCCCTCACCGCGATGCTCGCCGCCGCCTACCCGGCCGACGGCGCGGCGGCCGACCCGGTGGCGCTCGCCGTGCTGGAGGAGACCGCCGAGTACCTGGGCGCGGGCCTGTCCGACCTGATCAACCTCTTCCAGCCGGAGCGCATCCTCATCGGCGGCTGGGCAGGCCTCCAGCTCGGCGCCCGTTTCCTGCCCGCCGTACGGCGCCACGCCGTGTCGTACGCGCTGCGCCATCCCGCCCGGAAGGTGACGGTCGACCTGGGGCGGCTCGGCCCGGACGCCGTCACCGTCGGCGCCGCGATCCTGCCCCTGGCCGACTTCTTCGCCCGGGGCGGCAGACGCCCCGAACCGGCCCCCGAGTACCCGGTCCCGGCCTGGCGCACGGCGCTCGAGGAGCGGGCGCCGCACTGA